The following coding sequences are from one Paenibacillus stellifer window:
- a CDS encoding polysaccharide deacetylase family protein — MRFFPAARLLTAVLILTLVCGMSGCSGYIPAERSSGASSFGEWNLSGKEPAKTEARPVAAASSPLTLSQLIRKYPNAIKTNGPRVKQIALTFDDVPDPRFTPVILDVLKRYNVKATFFLVGSRAAKHPALVRRIVREGHSIGNHSYSHPQFSKLDLQSFRKQILRSEKTISGITGIRPRLIRPPYGDVNEQQLKWAAANGYTFINWNVDSEDWKGLSAARVKANILPHAGRGAIILQHGGGGAGSDLKGTIQALPDIINNLRQRGYSFVTVPQLLHLAASRS; from the coding sequence ATGAGATTTTTTCCAGCGGCTCGCTTGCTGACGGCCGTTTTAATCCTGACACTGGTCTGCGGCATGTCTGGCTGCTCCGGTTATATTCCGGCAGAACGTTCTTCCGGAGCATCGTCCTTTGGGGAGTGGAACCTGTCCGGGAAGGAGCCGGCAAAAACAGAAGCCCGTCCGGTAGCCGCTGCTTCCTCTCCCCTTACCCTTAGCCAGCTGATCCGTAAATATCCGAATGCGATCAAAACAAACGGTCCCCGGGTCAAGCAGATCGCCCTGACCTTCGATGATGTACCGGACCCCCGGTTCACCCCGGTAATTTTGGATGTCCTCAAGAGATACAATGTGAAGGCGACGTTCTTTCTGGTGGGAAGCCGGGCAGCCAAGCATCCCGCACTCGTCCGGAGGATCGTCCGCGAAGGGCACAGCATCGGTAATCATTCATACAGTCATCCACAGTTCAGCAAGCTTGATCTGCAGAGCTTCCGGAAACAAATCTTGAGGTCGGAGAAGACAATATCGGGGATTACCGGCATCCGGCCCAGACTGATTCGTCCGCCATACGGCGACGTTAACGAGCAGCAGCTGAAATGGGCCGCCGCTAACGGCTATACCTTTATCAACTGGAATGTCGACTCCGAGGACTGGAAAGGGCTGTCGGCTGCACGGGTCAAAGCGAATATTTTGCCGCATGCCGGTCGGGGTGCAATCATTCTTCAGCATGGAGGCGGGGGTGCAGGCAGCGATCTGAAGGGAACGATTCAGGCCCTGCCCGACATTATCAATAACCTGCGCCAGAGAGGGTACAGTTTCGTAACCGTCCCCCAGCTCCTTCATCTCGCTGCAAGCCGATCTTAA
- a CDS encoding 3D domain-containing protein: MIKNIKTVKTAAALLGLSVMLMAAPAHAERIHVAGDQTTFYRVAQKYSVSLEQLMQANPEVDPQNIYPGLRLVVPGSTALAGSGIASAESAKQSGSQGNKTVEAWGKVFTYDKTVQAKATAYSSAASENGPWGSVDYFGNPLKLGTIAVDPSIIPLGTKVLVTGYSHPGLPKQAFVATALDTGSAIKGNRIDIFIPGSQSFVSEFGFQNVELYLIN, from the coding sequence ATGATCAAGAACATCAAGACGGTTAAAACTGCAGCCGCCCTGCTCGGACTCAGCGTAATGCTGATGGCCGCGCCTGCTCATGCCGAGCGTATCCATGTCGCCGGAGATCAGACCACCTTTTACAGAGTCGCCCAAAAATATAGCGTCAGTCTGGAGCAACTGATGCAGGCTAATCCGGAAGTCGATCCACAGAACATATATCCGGGCCTGCGTCTGGTCGTTCCGGGCAGCACCGCCCTGGCCGGATCGGGAATTGCCAGTGCCGAATCAGCCAAACAGTCGGGCAGTCAAGGGAACAAGACAGTGGAAGCCTGGGGCAAGGTCTTTACCTACGACAAAACCGTGCAGGCTAAGGCTACCGCCTATTCTTCGGCTGCGAGCGAGAACGGACCTTGGGGTTCCGTCGACTATTTCGGCAATCCGCTGAAGCTGGGCACCATCGCCGTTGACCCTTCTATTATTCCACTCGGCACAAAAGTGCTGGTCACGGGGTATTCGCATCCCGGCCTGCCGAAGCAGGCATTTGTCGCCACAGCATTGGATACGGGAAGCGCCATTAAAGGCAACCGGATCGATATCTTCATTCCAGGCAGCCAGAGCTTTGTCTCGGAATTCGGATTTCAGAACGTGGAGCTCTATTTGATCAATTAA
- a CDS encoding PspA/IM30 family protein, with the protein MSIFKRLRDLTMSNINAIIDKAEDPIKMTDQYIRDMTEDLEDAEKAVAAQIAIEKKFKQLYEEQEALVNKRNQQAHAAAQAGNADLARRALEEKKTAEGKLAEYKTSYDQNKASADNLRDKLEEMRKQLGQMKSKRETLVARYNAAKAQTEINKAMSGFSSDSATAGLKRMEEKMLQAEAQAEASNEMSKGTKSLDDEFEQLSKDQGVEDELAALMKQYEKQ; encoded by the coding sequence ATGTCCATTTTTAAAAGATTGCGCGATTTAACGATGTCCAATATCAATGCGATTATCGACAAGGCTGAAGACCCGATCAAAATGACTGACCAATATATCCGGGATATGACCGAAGATTTGGAAGACGCCGAGAAAGCAGTCGCCGCCCAGATCGCGATTGAGAAGAAATTCAAGCAGCTGTACGAAGAGCAGGAAGCGCTTGTGAACAAGCGTAACCAGCAGGCCCACGCCGCCGCACAGGCGGGCAACGCCGATCTGGCGCGCCGGGCGCTGGAAGAGAAGAAGACGGCTGAAGGCAAGCTCGCCGAGTATAAGACGAGCTACGACCAGAACAAGGCTTCGGCTGACAATCTCCGCGACAAGCTGGAAGAGATGCGCAAGCAGCTCGGCCAGATGAAGAGCAAGCGCGAGACGCTGGTAGCCCGTTATAACGCGGCCAAGGCGCAGACTGAAATCAATAAGGCTATGAGCGGCTTCAGCTCCGACTCCGCAACAGCCGGACTGAAGCGCATGGAAGAGAAGATGCTGCAGGCCGAAGCCCAGGCGGAAGCAAGCAACGAAATGAGCAAAGGCACAAAGTCGCTTGACGACGAGTTCGAGCAGCTGTCGAAGGACCAGGGCGTTGAAGATGAACTGGCCGCTCTGATGAAGCAGTACGAGAAGCAATAA
- a CDS encoding DUF4178 domain-containing protein: MSIWKRIGNLFAKDEPLPAPKSVLQLSPGDICEVSLVSYEVTGRVSNFGRNTALLTLRDGAALAYLHVEQREELRYALYKAIDGRMDSLAEVPTTMELDDILYYLEEEYEGHVAVTGQTPFMNAGDQHVWQYQSDEGQLLRIEWQNGRFMLYEGEKIIPGDVQVIRAS; this comes from the coding sequence ATGAGTATATGGAAACGTATTGGCAATCTGTTCGCCAAGGATGAACCGCTTCCCGCACCTAAGAGCGTGCTTCAGCTGTCGCCAGGCGATATTTGCGAGGTATCGCTTGTTAGTTATGAAGTGACTGGACGGGTCAGTAATTTCGGCCGAAACACAGCGCTGCTGACGCTTCGCGACGGAGCAGCGCTGGCCTATTTGCATGTGGAGCAGCGGGAAGAGCTGCGGTATGCGCTGTACAAGGCGATTGACGGCCGGATGGACAGCCTGGCCGAGGTTCCAACTACGATGGAGCTCGACGATATCCTCTACTATCTGGAGGAAGAGTACGAGGGCCATGTGGCGGTGACCGGTCAGACGCCTTTTATGAATGCGGGCGACCAGCATGTGTGGCAGTATCAGTCCGACGAAGGCCAGCTGCTTCGAATTGAGTGGCAGAACGGGCGGTTTATGCTGTACGAAGGGGAGAAGATTATTCCGGGCGACGTTCAGGTCATCCGGGCTTCCTAG
- a CDS encoding Ppx/GppA phosphatase family protein translates to MDNYLSRVGIIDIGSNSIRLVIYETTPEGGFRIIKECKNSARLSEKITKDGHLEHEELQSIVPVLLQFKSVCRMYGAERIRVGATAAIRNAVNSEEIVKYLSEQASLPIEIVSGHQEAYFGFLGVINAFDAQDGFVIDIGGGSTEITLFRNRRHAYSISFPFGAVNTNVMFGQNGNWSGEQVRKLESYVRERLEECEWLKEGKGLLLYGLGGTIRTLGKIDQKRRNYSLPNSHGYTLSTETVKKFMETLPAMPYDKRKNVDGLSKSRADIIVSGLIIFHTVYQYIDAGGAVISGEGLREGMLHDLLEPEHPVRPSALEYSLRTIQLLNREASSFFLYPVYKLAGALFAALKEDEHTEEQEMLIYVSVMLHRLGANINYYQSKRHTQYWLMNSPIRGLTHRQLVLCALIASFSTKSRKQKLSAEHKDILLASDEDWIHKLGSLVQLSAALDGSDIGIELQIKPVRRGSMLDIELMVSERPLLRLEEIDNALKAFKSAWGIKVTLIYTSIH, encoded by the coding sequence ATGGATAACTACTTAAGCCGGGTGGGGATCATCGACATCGGCTCCAACTCGATCAGGCTGGTCATCTATGAAACAACGCCGGAAGGCGGGTTCCGGATTATCAAGGAATGCAAAAATTCGGCGCGATTAAGTGAAAAAATTACGAAGGACGGGCATCTTGAACACGAAGAGCTTCAATCGATAGTACCGGTGCTGCTGCAGTTCAAGAGCGTGTGCCGGATGTATGGCGCAGAGCGCATCCGCGTCGGAGCGACTGCGGCGATCCGCAATGCGGTCAATTCGGAAGAGATCGTGAAATACTTGTCGGAGCAGGCTTCGCTGCCCATTGAGATTGTAAGCGGTCATCAGGAGGCTTACTTCGGCTTTCTTGGCGTGATCAACGCCTTTGACGCACAGGACGGTTTTGTCATCGACATCGGCGGCGGGAGTACGGAAATTACATTGTTCCGGAACAGAAGACACGCCTACAGCATCTCTTTTCCCTTCGGAGCCGTCAACACCAATGTCATGTTCGGGCAGAACGGCAACTGGAGCGGAGAGCAGGTCCGGAAGCTGGAGAGCTATGTGCGGGAACGGCTGGAGGAATGCGAATGGTTGAAGGAGGGCAAGGGACTTCTGCTGTATGGTCTGGGCGGAACGATCCGCACCTTGGGCAAAATTGACCAGAAGCGGCGGAATTACTCGCTGCCCAATTCGCATGGCTACACCTTGTCTACCGAAACCGTGAAGAAGTTCATGGAGACGCTCCCGGCAATGCCATACGACAAGCGCAAAAATGTGGATGGCTTATCCAAGAGCCGTGCCGATATTATCGTGTCGGGTCTGATCATCTTTCATACTGTATACCAGTATATCGATGCGGGCGGGGCAGTCATCAGCGGCGAGGGCTTGCGCGAAGGAATGCTGCATGATTTGCTGGAGCCGGAGCACCCGGTCCGCCCAAGCGCCCTGGAGTATAGTCTCCGCACCATTCAGCTCCTTAACCGGGAAGCGTCGAGCTTCTTTCTGTATCCTGTCTACAAGCTGGCTGGGGCTCTGTTCGCTGCGCTAAAAGAGGACGAGCATACAGAAGAGCAGGAGATGCTGATTTACGTGTCCGTCATGCTGCACCGGCTTGGGGCCAACATCAACTATTATCAATCCAAACGCCACACCCAGTATTGGCTTATGAATTCGCCCATCCGCGGATTGACGCACCGTCAGCTTGTTCTCTGCGCCTTGATTGCTTCCTTCAGCACAAAAAGCCGGAAGCAGAAGCTGTCCGCCGAGCATAAGGACATTCTTCTCGCATCCGACGAGGATTGGATACACAAGCTTGGATCACTCGTGCAATTAAGCGCTGCGCTGGACGGCAGCGATATCGGAATCGAGCTGCAAATCAAGCCGGTAAGAAGAGGCAGCATGCTGGACATCGAGCTGATGGTAAGCGAACGCCCGCTTCTTCGGCTGGAGGAAATCGATAATGCGCTTAAAGCGTTCAAGAGCGCATGGGGGATTAAGGTTACTCTGATTTATACTTCCATTCACTAA
- the mobB gene encoding molybdopterin-guanine dinucleotide biosynthesis protein B, with translation MGQAARRGRRPAVCQIVGYKNRGKTTLIGALIPILRRQGFSVAVIKHDVHGFEADRPGTDTWLHREAGAEAVSITSNESSYVWESRSRSLKELVNGFVRYDYVLVEGFKDEDLPKMVLIREHEDLELLVRLKNVKAAVCWPDMLALSKLAALGCPVFEIGDPQAVAGFLQQQHNLLSNYNI, from the coding sequence TTGGGACAAGCCGCTAGGAGAGGCCGCAGACCTGCCGTCTGTCAAATTGTCGGTTATAAGAACAGGGGCAAGACGACGCTGATTGGCGCATTGATTCCGATTCTTCGCAGGCAGGGATTCAGCGTGGCTGTAATCAAGCATGACGTCCACGGCTTCGAGGCCGATCGGCCTGGAACGGACACCTGGCTTCATCGGGAAGCCGGAGCGGAAGCCGTGTCCATCACGTCGAATGAGAGCTCCTATGTCTGGGAGTCGAGAAGCAGAAGCTTGAAGGAACTCGTGAACGGTTTTGTCAGATATGATTATGTGCTTGTCGAAGGGTTTAAGGACGAGGACCTTCCCAAAATGGTTCTGATCCGGGAGCATGAGGATTTGGAGTTGCTCGTCCGTCTGAAAAATGTGAAAGCTGCCGTCTGCTGGCCGGATATGCTCGCGTTGAGCAAATTAGCCGCCTTGGGCTGCCCTGTGTTCGAAATCGGCGATCCGCAAGCGGTCGCGGGATTTTTACAGCAGCAACACAACTTATTATCGAATTACAACATATGA
- a CDS encoding dihydroorotate dehydrogenase, translating to MIRTETSGAADTKLDLSTVIAGVTFKNPIVMASGTFGFGREYAKFYDVNELGGISGKGLTLNPKAGNPGVRVYETPSGMLNSVGLENPGIHAFLKKEGAYWESLDTARIVNLGGNTFEDYVTGAELIQQDADRRAEHGTKAVDMIELNISCPNVKEGGIAFGIRTCDARELVRAVRGATSLPLSVKLSPNAEDIADMAAMCQEEGADAVSLINTISGMKIDVRRRRSVFNNLYAGLSGPAIKPVALRMVHQVAKRVSIPVIGMGGIASATDIVEFIMAGAAVVQVGTYNFMNMRAGRDLLTGLRQFMIEENISSLDEIRGII from the coding sequence ATGATTAGAACGGAAACGAGCGGAGCGGCGGATACGAAGCTTGATCTGAGCACTGTTATTGCGGGGGTTACCTTCAAGAATCCGATTGTGATGGCATCAGGAACCTTCGGGTTTGGACGGGAATATGCCAAGTTTTACGATGTAAATGAGCTTGGAGGCATTTCGGGCAAAGGTCTTACGCTGAATCCCAAAGCAGGGAACCCGGGCGTGAGGGTGTACGAGACACCTTCGGGCATGCTGAACAGCGTCGGTCTGGAGAATCCGGGCATTCATGCTTTTCTTAAGAAGGAAGGCGCCTATTGGGAATCGCTGGACACCGCAAGAATCGTCAATCTTGGCGGCAACACCTTTGAGGATTATGTTACCGGAGCGGAACTGATTCAGCAGGATGCCGACCGCCGGGCGGAGCATGGAACGAAAGCAGTGGATATGATAGAGCTCAATATTTCCTGTCCCAATGTAAAAGAAGGCGGCATCGCCTTCGGCATCCGCACCTGCGATGCCCGGGAGCTTGTCCGCGCCGTTCGCGGTGCGACGAGTCTGCCGCTGTCCGTCAAGCTGTCTCCGAACGCCGAAGACATCGCAGACATGGCCGCAATGTGCCAGGAGGAAGGGGCGGACGCTGTCTCCTTGATCAATACGATTTCCGGCATGAAGATCGATGTGCGGCGCAGACGGAGCGTATTCAATAATCTGTATGCGGGTCTGTCGGGCCCTGCCATCAAGCCGGTTGCGCTGCGCATGGTGCATCAGGTGGCGAAGAGAGTCAGCATACCGGTCATCGGCATGGGCGGGATCGCTTCCGCGACAGATATTGTCGAATTTATTATGGCCGGAGCCGCTGTCGTTCAGGTCGGCACCTATAATTTCATGAATATGCGGGCCGGACGGGACTTGCTAACCGGTCTCCGGCAGTTTATGATCGAAGAAAATATCTCTTCCCTGGATGAAATCCGCGGCATCATTTAA
- a CDS encoding amino acid ABC transporter ATP-binding protein produces MITVNNLQKSFGRLEILKGIDLTIHKGEVVVVIGPSGSGKSTFLRCLNLLEQPTGGEVTFEGASITDRKHDINATREKMGMVFQQFNLFPHKTVLENITLAPVKVKKQPAAEAQRVAMELLRTVGLEDKKDAYPSQLSGGQKQRIAIARALAMQPHVMLFDEPTSALDPEMVGEVLEVMKKLALQGMTMVIVTHEMGFAREVGDRILFMDGGVIVEQGTPAEVFGNPQHSRTKDFLSKVL; encoded by the coding sequence GTGATCACCGTTAATAATTTGCAGAAATCATTCGGAAGACTGGAAATTCTGAAAGGCATCGACCTGACGATTCATAAAGGGGAAGTCGTAGTTGTCATCGGACCGAGCGGCTCGGGAAAAAGCACCTTCCTGCGCTGCCTGAATCTGCTGGAACAGCCGACCGGGGGCGAGGTTACATTCGAAGGCGCTTCGATTACAGACCGTAAGCATGACATCAACGCGACCCGCGAGAAGATGGGGATGGTCTTCCAGCAGTTTAACCTGTTTCCGCATAAAACCGTGCTGGAGAACATTACGCTCGCACCGGTCAAGGTGAAGAAGCAGCCAGCGGCGGAAGCTCAGCGGGTTGCCATGGAACTGCTGCGCACGGTTGGCCTTGAGGACAAGAAGGATGCCTATCCTTCGCAGCTCTCCGGCGGCCAGAAGCAGCGGATCGCCATTGCCCGGGCGCTCGCGATGCAGCCCCATGTCATGCTGTTCGACGAGCCGACTTCCGCGCTTGACCCCGAAATGGTCGGTGAGGTGCTGGAGGTTATGAAGAAGCTGGCTCTACAAGGAATGACGATGGTCATTGTCACACATGAGATGGGCTTCGCACGGGAAGTGGGGGACCGGATTCTGTTCATGGATGGCGGCGTTATCGTCGAGCAGGGCACGCCGGCAGAAGTGTTCGGCAATCCGCAGCACTCCCGAACCAAAGATTTTCTCAGCAAGGTGCTGTAA
- the ppk1 gene encoding polyphosphate kinase 1 — protein sequence MSEEEKKHHSSPSAAYLNRDLSWIEFNRRVLHEAQDPDNPLLERAKFLGIVSSNLDEFISVRVAGIQDQIRAGYTKKDFTGYTPSGLLKRLYKRVGQSVNEQYRSFRDLSRSLHKEGIVFVDYEDLTHAQETAVEDYYRDIIFPVLTPMAVDQSRPFPLVHSLFIYLAVVLGKKDQDDDELFFAILQIPSNLPRCIPLPHRSNSKRRQFIFIEDVIRAHIGTLFSGYQALAVNEFRLTRNSDLSIDEEGAEDLLEEIEKELRKRRRGVPVRLEVQKGIHPFALEQLQTEFETEIFTFEIDGPLDLGFFRQFASGLKGYSYLNYPPIEPVYPAEFDETEDFFDVLTKRDVLVYHPYESFEAMIDFITQASEDDQVMAIKMTLYRVSGNSPLIGALAHAAESGKQVTVVVELKARFDEERNIAWARKLEQAGCHVVYGLVGLKTHAKITLIVRQEDNELRRYVHIGTGNYNENTAKMYTDISLFTSNDDIGLDASELFNQITGYSSNREWNAIVVAPSSMSTNLRRLIQRESEHAAAGRPARVIAKMNSLSNQQVIDDLYEANAAGVTIDLIVRGVCCLRPGVPGLSEHITVRSIVDRFLEHSRIYYFENGGDPEVYMSSADWMTRNLTRRVELMCPVKDKETRGQVVEILQMSLRDNQKSSFLTPSGNYERPDDKEAPYRSQFEAMAVSEWKYKSE from the coding sequence ATGAGCGAAGAAGAGAAAAAACATCACAGCAGTCCATCCGCCGCCTATCTGAACCGGGACCTCAGCTGGATCGAGTTTAACCGAAGAGTCCTTCATGAGGCACAGGACCCGGACAACCCCCTGCTTGAGAGGGCCAAGTTCCTCGGTATTGTATCAAGCAATCTCGATGAATTTATCAGCGTTCGGGTTGCAGGGATTCAGGACCAGATCAGGGCGGGCTATACCAAAAAGGATTTTACCGGATACACCCCTTCCGGTCTGCTCAAACGGCTGTATAAGCGTGTCGGCCAAAGCGTGAACGAGCAGTACCGTTCTTTCCGCGATCTGTCGCGCAGCTTACATAAAGAAGGCATCGTCTTCGTGGATTATGAGGATTTGACCCATGCCCAGGAGACAGCTGTTGAGGACTATTACCGGGACATTATTTTTCCCGTGCTGACGCCGATGGCCGTGGACCAGAGCCGACCCTTTCCGCTTGTGCACAGCTTGTTCATCTACCTGGCGGTCGTGCTGGGCAAGAAGGATCAAGATGACGACGAGCTGTTCTTCGCCATCCTGCAGATTCCATCGAATCTGCCCCGGTGCATTCCGCTCCCCCACCGTTCCAACAGCAAACGCCGCCAGTTTATCTTTATTGAAGATGTGATCAGAGCCCATATCGGAACACTCTTCAGCGGCTATCAAGCGCTTGCGGTTAACGAATTCAGGCTGACTCGAAACTCCGACCTCAGCATTGACGAGGAAGGCGCCGAGGATCTGCTGGAGGAGATTGAGAAGGAGCTCCGCAAACGGCGCCGCGGCGTTCCGGTAAGGCTGGAGGTCCAGAAAGGCATCCATCCGTTCGCACTGGAGCAGCTGCAGACCGAATTTGAAACCGAAATTTTTACCTTTGAAATTGACGGTCCGCTTGATCTTGGCTTCTTCCGCCAGTTCGCCTCAGGCCTCAAGGGATACAGTTATCTCAACTATCCGCCGATTGAGCCCGTCTATCCGGCCGAGTTCGATGAGACAGAAGATTTCTTTGATGTATTAACCAAACGCGATGTCCTCGTATACCATCCGTATGAGTCATTTGAGGCGATGATTGACTTCATCACCCAGGCTTCGGAAGATGATCAGGTTATGGCGATCAAAATGACGCTGTATCGGGTGAGCGGCAACTCGCCGCTGATCGGAGCGCTTGCGCATGCTGCGGAGTCGGGCAAGCAGGTTACAGTCGTGGTGGAACTGAAAGCGAGGTTCGACGAGGAACGCAACATCGCCTGGGCCCGGAAGCTGGAGCAGGCGGGCTGTCACGTCGTCTACGGCCTTGTCGGATTGAAGACTCATGCCAAAATTACGCTGATCGTCCGCCAGGAAGACAACGAGCTGCGGCGTTATGTTCATATCGGCACCGGCAATTATAATGAAAATACCGCAAAAATGTATACCGATATCAGTCTCTTCACCTCAAATGACGATATCGGCCTCGACGCTTCGGAGCTGTTCAATCAAATTACCGGGTATTCCTCGAACCGGGAGTGGAACGCAATCGTCGTTGCGCCGAGCAGTATGAGCACCAATCTGCGGCGATTGATCCAGCGGGAGAGCGAGCATGCCGCCGCAGGGCGTCCGGCCAGAGTCATCGCCAAGATGAACTCCTTGTCGAACCAGCAGGTCATCGACGATCTGTATGAAGCCAACGCTGCTGGCGTTACGATCGACCTGATCGTACGAGGGGTATGCTGTCTGCGCCCGGGCGTTCCAGGCCTGAGCGAGCATATTACGGTCCGAAGCATCGTCGACCGGTTCCTGGAGCATTCCCGGATTTATTATTTTGAGAACGGCGGAGATCCGGAGGTCTACATGTCCAGTGCTGACTGGATGACGCGGAATTTGACCCGGCGTGTGGAATTAATGTGTCCGGTGAAGGATAAAGAGACGCGCGGGCAGGTCGTCGAGATTCTGCAAATGTCGCTGCGGGACAATCAGAAATCCAGCTTCCTGACTCCAAGCGGGAACTATGAACGCCCGGACGACAAAGAGGCTCCTTATCGGAGCCAATTCGAGGCCATGGCGGTTAGTGAATGGAAGTATAAATCAGAGTAA
- a CDS encoding dihydroorotate dehydrogenase electron transfer subunit: protein MGTVISNEQLADNVYHLRVGGDYSGEMGQFYMLRAWDNYPVLSRPLSIHQVGEDSIDFLYHVVGEGTELFAKLTPGDPIQLEGPFGSGFPKVEGRIALVGGGIGIAPLMYCARELPGCDVFLGYSREPFATEQFRPYADKLTVDVGGLILDSVDFKAYDHVFVCGPHPMLKAAQHKAAAAQSEGSRVNVYLSLENRMACGIGACLVCSVSCKDGQRKACADGPVFLAEEVVFHD from the coding sequence GTGGGGACGGTTATTAGTAATGAACAACTGGCGGACAATGTTTACCATCTCCGGGTCGGCGGAGATTACAGCGGTGAAATGGGCCAATTCTATATGCTGCGGGCATGGGACAACTATCCGGTGCTGTCGAGACCTCTTAGCATCCATCAGGTAGGGGAAGACAGCATCGATTTCTTATATCATGTTGTAGGCGAAGGTACGGAGCTGTTCGCGAAGCTGACTCCTGGCGATCCTATTCAGCTGGAAGGGCCATTCGGCAGCGGCTTTCCCAAGGTTGAGGGACGGATCGCTCTGGTAGGCGGGGGAATCGGCATTGCGCCTCTCATGTACTGTGCCCGTGAGCTTCCGGGCTGCGACGTCTTCCTGGGATACAGCCGGGAGCCATTCGCGACTGAACAATTTCGTCCCTACGCTGATAAGCTGACGGTGGATGTCGGCGGCCTCATTCTGGACAGCGTCGATTTCAAGGCCTATGACCATGTGTTCGTCTGCGGGCCACACCCAATGCTCAAAGCAGCACAGCATAAGGCTGCAGCGGCCCAGTCGGAGGGCAGCCGGGTGAATGTGTACCTCTCATTGGAGAACCGGATGGCGTGCGGCATCGGAGCCTGCCTCGTATGCAGCGTATCGTGCAAGGACGGACAGCGGAAGGCATGTGCGGACGGACCTGTATTTTTGGCGGAAGAGGTGGTATTTCATGATTAG
- the glp gene encoding gephyrin-like molybdotransferase Glp, which produces MMEETTKSGKFGRKVVQVHEAQQKLMAYASPLEMENVPIRQSAGRRLAEDITAPHPFPAFNRSGMDGYAVIAADTGAARDEETVWLRVVDEIPCGFVSEAKITPGTAARIMTGAQVPEGADAVVMLEATMTREEDGVSWVGVRTVIQAGRNVTPRGFEIRSGDKVLEAGRQITAGDIAVLAAFGIAEIPVIRRPKAAIFATGSELLGVGDPLQPGKIRDSNSPMLEVLIREAGGEPVMLGAIADDLELARTKVEMALEAYDLVITIGGVSVGDYDIMGDLIREDPDGMLFNKVAMRPGSVTTAAVRGGTPIIALSGNPGACFVGFHLFAYPVLAAMQGAPSPFLPEGVAVLAKDYQKVNNFTRFVRARLELQDGVMHAYPASIDESSVMVTIKDSDCLLVVSPDERGLIAGSKVRFIKLP; this is translated from the coding sequence ATGATGGAAGAGACCACCAAGAGCGGCAAGTTCGGCAGAAAAGTGGTTCAGGTGCATGAGGCTCAGCAGAAGCTTATGGCATATGCCTCTCCGCTGGAGATGGAGAACGTTCCGATCAGACAGTCGGCCGGACGCAGATTGGCGGAGGATATTACAGCGCCGCATCCCTTTCCGGCGTTCAATCGTTCCGGAATGGACGGCTACGCAGTCATTGCGGCGGATACGGGAGCGGCGAGAGACGAAGAGACCGTATGGCTCAGGGTTGTCGATGAAATTCCCTGCGGGTTCGTATCGGAAGCGAAGATTACGCCGGGTACGGCGGCGAGAATCATGACCGGAGCGCAGGTTCCGGAGGGAGCGGACGCGGTCGTTATGCTGGAGGCGACGATGACGCGTGAGGAAGATGGCGTGTCATGGGTTGGCGTACGCACGGTCATCCAGGCCGGGCGCAACGTCACGCCCCGGGGATTTGAAATCCGCAGCGGGGACAAGGTGCTGGAGGCAGGCCGGCAAATCACGGCCGGTGACATTGCCGTTCTGGCGGCCTTCGGCATCGCCGAGATTCCGGTGATCCGGCGACCCAAGGCGGCGATATTCGCGACGGGAAGCGAGCTGCTTGGAGTTGGCGACCCGCTCCAACCCGGCAAGATCCGGGACAGCAATTCGCCGATGCTGGAGGTGCTGATTCGGGAAGCGGGCGGCGAGCCGGTGATGCTGGGCGCCATCGCCGACGATCTGGAGCTTGCGCGCACGAAGGTGGAGATGGCGCTGGAAGCTTATGATCTCGTGATCACCATCGGCGGTGTGTCAGTCGGCGATTATGATATTATGGGCGATCTGATCCGTGAAGACCCGGATGGCATGCTCTTCAACAAGGTCGCCATGCGTCCCGGCAGCGTAACGACGGCAGCCGTTCGCGGCGGAACGCCTATCATCGCGCTGTCCGGCAATCCGGGCGCCTGCTTCGTCGGATTTCATCTATTCGCTTATCCGGTGCTGGCTGCGATGCAGGGTGCTCCATCTCCTTTTCTTCCCGAAGGAGTCGCGGTGCTGGCGAAGGACTACCAGAAGGTCAACAATTTTACCCGCTTCGTGAGAGCGCGTCTGGAGCTGCAGGATGGAGTTATGCACGCTTACCCGGCCTCTATTGATGAATCCTCGGTAATGGTCACGATCAAGGACAGCGACTGTCTGCTGGTCGTCTCGCCGGATGAGCGGGGACTCATCGCGGGCTCAAAGGTTCGCTTTATCAAGCTGCCATGA